A genomic stretch from Setaria italica strain Yugu1 chromosome VII, Setaria_italica_v2.0, whole genome shotgun sequence includes:
- the LOC101758317 gene encoding uncharacterized protein At3g06530 isoform X1, which yields MASIASQLQAIKSALGAAPEPARRPITRPSVLFDAKEAADIDLRAILPIALSGLEHLASVDERFARYSNTLFRETSLEVNREQLTPKENDKLNKSISTYLRLLAGYLHLPSALKTLEYLIRRYLVHVYNLDELLLSALPYHDTHAFVRIVQLLNLGNSKWAFLDGVKSSGAPPPRSVLVQQCIRDKAVLETLCNYASPTKEFSHSRTVVCFCTAVIVECLGAVQKLDTDIVQRVLGFVFDSLNPEITGDQDYKAGALMIVGVLATRATLAPKLVQNLIFFVARTAQHDAFESVDLPWLRVTVMAIISLVQSQSVHDFPKKALVILKDIRDFSGVLSVLSSEYNIERFIRLYVESLVDYSASDDSCHTHFMETIETLPMEKSVERIVSKVLGSCSKVSRATGNRDIDRAGIWAKKILSAIEIKYPLELHDAIRKFLEKSEINSTGGDSISEMFGLVFDDSKKMPTEISDSNIWFSLDHPKAMVRQSALSKIATSGIFTNSTLNPRKLVNIQDAILRSLYDDNLSVVQAALSIEGLAAVASPESLLKAYDDVLTKCIKIINKGGSKASKASDVAVSCLEKMVMEYQLHHMEHAKDIAAVVFRLLIVHPKTLRVNLKALELAKKIQWEFYTSSSLVYDEVTVQKMKENMSADSIASINMKNIVAFAETFLANPNKHVEWLANSGRGTRFSRTVFLLVVLQALVPSEALDKQVSLCEACLPFLKDEWHHVQPEDNGVGDEISIDKLEKCSIELVKHIFNSDTEALNARIIVCIFWGLLKVQSSYIKQNSMIGSGGNAMLDDLFLFFVTSPGKNIFQKHLQYLIINCTGAPFQFISKYFLDEDLSDRVQVESLRLLASICSKCASSESSILDESICMKLLLGFPSVILPLAHENRDIRSSAVKCIEGLSLVWQRLSTSLPRNAGNTIKLPQCMSSPTFGIFLESLVNQKTMISSDAKFLPAYISSMLSPRKDMTVPENLHERFDQPTKDALLHFILHSALKLTPYGKFMLLSVLKGVGGILLQAEDVKSLFFDLLDCRDQYQNQHDSKNLSTHEMQILCLLLEVLLSVADHANIGFNMSEPLLRALKVDALAPDDPVVVMPCLTALRTLQPVFFDNLKADTKEKVFGRLISLFRTENIEIRNATRDALLRINVHASIVVKFIELIVALGGARGQSKRTKRKDGLSRDASSSFEELFGERPIASILVSLLDILFLKKDVNQRPCLLQPLFQILSKLRSDQWVSGIVCQHTNQHDTSSETPDLSSSVKESQHLILLVLKDITDTLHSSHEGAMFSSSDVDLLIEYIRSVKDVGTRNHGFSLIASLGKACPQVVSESIVDLFVAIGDAIKQDDSHSQRVLEDLLSVLVPCWLSRTSSIEKLLQIFIKALADIPEHRRLTLMVYILRTLGKESNLSTVIMHLLHSLVERISHPLSEHHGSLSALSQEWEYGLAANVTDQYSYKLWFPCLSKLLKEIRVHEKQGVHLMLHLAMRLVLSKLQDTELIFELEADDAANFIQGSLGALMEEVVLCTVYTKDKKRDISGDIIKELRDSANTILKTITGWMSASTYFRGITQLLDHSDSLVKRKALGILSETARGNSLVQNKQSKARKLKHSSVITAIKVDKISGPYFSNLCLKILELIDRVVDSDTSVKIAAISSLETLAKEYPSDDPVYSKCLSTIINHIGSADAAMSSGLIHTAGSLIDVLGSKALPQLPLVVKNIMLIAHQVSCCPSGSYAHGSTKATTRLSNQDTAMLLSSLTTIEVVVEKLGEFVNPYLKEILDLVVLHPECSSHMDTRLDAKAADVRKLLTEKVPVRLILPPLLDLYSVAPNCGEASLSLAFQMLASLVSTMDRLAVGTYHVKIYEHCLAALDIRRQHPDSLKNINIVEQSIIHAIITLTMKLTEGTFRPLFLRTLEWAESEVDQSSSKKSLDRAISFYKLINKLAEQHRSLFTPYFKYLLEGSVQYLLEDALAGCKQKKKKKAKLDVQVEQKDNLWGLKLWNLRALILKSLHKCFLYDNEQKVLDSSNFQVLLKPIVSQFVVEPPESIESAVDAPSVEEVDEAIVLCLGQMAVTARSDVLWKPLNHEVLMQTRSDKVRPKLLGLKVVRYMVQHLKEEYVGLLPETIPFLGELLEDVELPVKTLSQEILKEMETLSGESLRQYL from the exons GGTTGGAGCACCTTGCCAGTGTGGACGAGAGGTTTGCTAGGTACAGCAACACTCTGTTCAGGGAGACTAGCCTAGAGGTGAACCGCGAACAGCTAACACCCAAGGAGAATGACAAACTCAACAAGTCCATCTCCACCTACCTTCGCCTTCTAGCTGGCTATTTGCATCTTCCATCTGCCCTGAAGACACTTGAATACCTTATCCGCCGATACCT GGTGCATGTATACAATTTGGATGAGTTGCTGCTGAGCGCACTGCCGTACCATGATACACATGCATTTGTTCGGATTGTGCAGTTGCTCAACTTAGG GAATAGTAAGTGGGCATTTCTTGATGGCGTGAAGTCCTCAGGTGCACCGCCACCCAGGAGTGTTCTAGTGCAGCAGTGCATCAGGGATAAGGCTGTGCTGGAGACCCTCTGTAACTAC GCTTCACCAACAAAGGAATTCAGTCACTCAAGGACAGTCGTCTGCTTTTGCACTGCTGTGATTGTGGAGTGCTTGGGTGCTGTCCAGAAGCTTGACACAGATATAGTGCAGAGGGTATTGGGATTTGTGTTTGACTCTCTTAATCCGGAAATAACGGGAGATCAGGATTATAAG GCTGGTGCTCTGATGATTGTTGGAGTACTTGCAACGCGGGCAACTCTAGCACCAAAACTTGTGCAAAATTTGATTTTCTTTGTTGCAAGGACTGCACAACATGATGCATTTGAGTCAGTTGACTTACCATGGCTTCGTGTCACGGTGATGGCTATTATAAgtcttgttcag TCACAATCGGTCCATGACTTCCCTAAGAAGGCACTTGTGATTTTGAAGGACATCAG GGATTTTTCTGGTGTACTTTCTGTATTATCCAGTGAGTACAATATCGAGAGATTCATTAGGCTTTACGTTGAATCATTGGTTGACTACAG CGCTTCTGATGATTCCTGTCACACACACTTCATGGAGACTATTGAGACTCTACCAATGGAGAAATCTGTTGAAAGAATTGTGAGCAAGGTTCTTGGCAGCTGTAGCAAGGTATCTCGGGCCACTGGAAACCGAGATATAGATCGTGCAG GCATTTGGGCTAAGAAAATCTTGAGTGCGATCGAAATAAAATATCCATTGGAGCTACATGATGCTATTCGTAAATTTCTTGAG aAATCTGAAATTAACTCAACGGGAGGGGATTCTATATCTGAAATGTTCGGCTTAGTGTTTGATGACAGCAAGAAAATGCCAACTGAAATATCTGATTCAAACATTTGGTTCAGTCTGGACCATCCAAAG GCTATGGTTCGCCAGTCTGCTCTCTCAAAAATTGCTACATCTGGCATCTTCACCAACAGTACTCTAAATCCACGG AAACTTGTCAATATACAAGATGCAATATTACGCAGTTTGTATGATGATAATCTAAGTGTTGTCCAAGCTGCCTTGTCCATAGAAGGACTAGCTGCTGTTGCCAGTCCTGAAAGCCTACTAAAAGCATATGATGATGTGCTCACCAAGTGCATCAAAATCATTAACAAAG GTGGTTCAAAAGCGTCAAAGGCGTCTGATGTCGCTGTTTCTTGCTTGGAAAAGATGGTTATGGAATATCAACTTCATCACATGGAACATGCCAAGGACATAGCTGCAGTAGTTTTTCGTCTTCTTATTGTTCACCCAAAG ACTCTTAGAGTGAACTTAAAGGCCTTGGAGCTAGCTAAGAAAATACAATGGGAATTCTACACGAGTAGTTCTCTTGTATATGATGAGGTCACTGTTCAGAAAATGAAG GAGAACATGAGTGCAGACTCCATCGCTTCCATTAACATGAAGAATATCGTAGCTTTTGCTGAAACTTTCCTGGCTAACCCAAATAAGCACGTGGAGTGGTTGGCTAACTCTGGAAGAGGAACTAGATTTTCTAGAACTGTGTTTCTACTCGTGGTATTGCAAGCACTAGTTCCCTCAGAAG CTTTGGACAAGCAAGTGAGTCTCTGTGAAGCTTGTTTGCCATTCCTGAAGGATGAATGGCATCACGTACAGCCTGAAGATAATGGTGTTGGTGATGAG ATAAGCATTGACAAGCTGGAGAAGTGCAGTATAGAATTGGTAAAGCATATTTTCAACAGTGACACAGAGGCATTGAATGCTAGAATCATTGTCTGTATATTTTGGGGTCTTCTAAAGGTGCAGTCCTCCTATATTAAGCAGAACTCGATG ATTGGCAGTGGTGGAAATGCAATGCTCGATGATTTGTTTCTCTTCTTTGTTACGTCACCTGGCAAAAATATCTTTCAGAAGCACTTACAGTATCTCATCATTAATTGCACTGGAGCACCTTTTCAATTTATTTCAAAGTACTTTCTGGATGAAG ATTTGTCAGATAGAGTTCAAGTGGAGAGTCTCCGTTTGCTTGCTTCTATTTGTTCTAAGTGTGCTTCGTCTGAAAGTAGTATCTTGGATGAAAGCATATGCATGAAGCTTCTACTCGGCTTTCCTTCTGTTATTCTCCCACTTGCTCATGAGAACAGG GATATAAGGTCATCTGCTGTTAAGTGTATTGAGGGGTTATCTTTGgtgtggcagcgcttgagcacttCTCTACCAAGAAATG CAGGTAACACCATCAAATTGCCTCAATGCATGTCATCTCCAACATTTGGTATTTTCCTTGAGTCATTGGTTAACCAAAAAACCATGATATCCTCGGATGcaaaatttcttcctgcatATATCTCATCAATGCTAAGCCCACGCAAAGACATGACAGTTCCCGAGAACCTTCATGAAAG ATTTGACCAGCCAACAAAAGATGCTCTCCTTCATTTCATCTTGCACTCCGCTTTAAAGCTCACTCCTTATGGAAAG TTCATGCTTCTGTCAGTCCTGAAAGGAGTAGGAGGCATCTTACTTCAGGCAGAGGATGTGAAGTCTTTGTTCTTTGATCTTCTGGACTGTCGTGATCAATATCAGAATCAGCATGATTCTAAGAACTTATCCACCCATGAAATGCAAATCTTATGCTTGCTTTTGGAG GTTTTGTTGTCGGTAGCAGATCATGCAAATATTGGTTTTAACATGTCCGAACCTCTGTTGAGAGCATTAAAG GTTGATGCTCTGGCTCCTGATGATCCTGTTGTTGTAATGCCATGTCTTACTGCCCTGCGGACTCTTCAACCAGTGTTCTTTGATAATTTGAAGGCTGACACTAAG GAAAAAGTATTTGGGCGCCTTATTTCTTTGTTTCGAACTGAGAACATCGAAATTCGAAATGCCACACGGGATGCTCTACTGCGAATTAAT GTTCATGCTTCCATTGTGGTGAAATTTATTGAATTAATTGTTGCGCTTGGTGGTGCAAGAGGACAGTCAAAAAGAACAAAGAGAAAGGATGGTCTGAGTCGTGATGCATCTAGCAGTTTTGAAGAGTTATTTGGAGAAAGACCTATAGCTTCTATTCTTGTCTCTCTTCTAGATATTTTGTTTCTTAAGAAAGATGTGAACCAAAG GCCATGTCTATTACAGCCGCTTTTCCAAATTCTATCAAAGCTCCGTTCCGACCAATGGGTTTCAGGGATTGTTTGTCAGCATACCAACCAACATGATACCTCATCTGAAACCCCTGATTTATCCAGCTCCGTGAAAGAATCTCAGCACTTGATACTGCTGGTCCTCAAAGATATTACGGATACACTGCATTCGAGCCACGAA GGTGCAATGTTCAGCAGCTCAGATGTTGATCTTCTTATTGAGTACATACGGTCCGTCAAGGATGTAGGAACTCGGAATCATGGGTTTTCCTTGATAGCTTCTTTGGGAAAGGCTTGCCCGCAAGTGGTGTCAGAGAGTATTGTTGATTTATTTGTTGCTATTGGGGATGCTATAAAACAG GATGATAGCCATTCTCAACGTGTTTTAGAGGATTTACTATCTGTCTTAGTTCCATGTTGGTTATCAAGGACCTCAAGTATAGAAAAGCTTCTTCAG ATATTTATTAAAGCTTTAGCAGATATTCCTGAACATAGGCGGTTGACGCTCATGGTTTACATCTTGAG GACCTTAGGAAAGGAAAGTAATTTAAGTACTGTGATCATGCATCTGCTGCACTCGTTGGTTGAGCGGATTTCACACCCTCTTTCTGAGCATCATGGAAGCTTGAGTGCTTTGTCACAGGAGTGGGAATATGGATTGGCTGCCAATGTTACTGACCAATATTCCTATAAATTATGGTTTCCATGTTTGAGTAAGCTACTAAAAGAAATCAGGGTGCATGAGAAGCAAGGTGTACATCTTATGCTACATTTGGCAATGAGGCTTGTTCTGTCTAAGTTGCAAGACACAGAGTTGATTTTTGAGCTTGAAGCTGACGATGCTGCTAATTTTATCCAG GGTTCTCTTGGAGCACTTATGGAGGAAGTTGTCCTGTGTACTGTGTATACCAAAGATAAAAAGAGAGATATTTCTGGTGATATTATAAAAGAACTCAGAGATTCTGCAAACACAATACTCAAGACGATTACAGGATGGATGAGTGCTTCGACATATTTCAGAGGAATTACTCAGTTGCTGGATCATTCAGACAGTCTTGTGAAAAGAAAG GCACTTGGGATATTGTCCGAAACTGCAAGAGGAAACAGCTTGGTTCAgaacaagcaaagcaaagcacgAAAACTGAAGCATAGCTCTGTTATTACTGCGATCAAAGTGGACAAGATATCTGGTCCATATTTCAGCAACTTGTGCTTAAAGATTCTTGAATTGATTGACAGAGTGGTTGATTCGGATACTTCGGTGAAAATTGCTGCTATTTCTTCGCTTGAAACGCTAGCAAAAGAATACCCCTCTGATGATCCAGTTTACAGCAAGTGCCTCTCAACAATCATTAATCACATTGGCTCTGCTGATGCAGCTATGTCTTCCGGGTTAATTCATACTGCTGGCTCTCTGATAGATGTGCTTGGATCAAAAGCTTTACCACAACTCCCATTAGTCGTGAAAAATATAATGCTAATAGCACATCAGGTTTCATGTTGCCCAAGTGGAAGTTATGCCCATGGTTCTACTAAAGCAACCACCAGGCTTTCGAACCAAGATACAGCTATGCTGCTATCTTCACTGACAACGATTGAGGTGGTTGTGGAAAAGCTGGGTGAATTTGTTAATCCATATTTGAAGGAAATACTTGATCTGGTGGTATTGCATCCTGAATGTAGTTCTCATATGGATACCAGATTAGATGCAAAAGCAGCTGATGTTCGGAAGCTACTGACTGAGAAAGTTCCA GTCCGGCTTATTCTTCCTCCTTTACTGGATCTGTACTCTGTTGCTCCTAATTGTGGGGAAGCTAGCCTTTCATTGGCATTCCAAATGCTTGCTAGTCTTGTTAGTACAATGGACAGGCTGGCTGTAGGAACTTACCATGTGAAAATATATGAACATTGTTTAGCCGCTCTTGATATCCGTCGCCAACATCCTGACTCTTTGAAGAATATCAATATTGTGGAGCAAAGTATTATTCATGCCATAATCACTCTCACAATGAAGCTTACAGAGGGCACTTTTAGGCCACTATTTCTTCGCACTTTGGAATGGGCCGAGTCTGAAGTTGATCAATCGTCATCGAAGAAAAGTTTGGACCGTGCAATTTCTTTTTACAAATTGATCAACAAACTTGCTGAACAACACAG GTCCTTGTTTACACCTTACTTCAAGTACCTACTTGAGGGATCTGTACAATATCTGTTAGAAGATGCTTTGGCCGGTTGcaagcaaaagaagaaaaagaaggccaAACTTGATGTTCAAGTTGAACAGAAGGATAATTTATGGGGACTAAAACTGTGGAATCTTAGAGCTCTGATTTTGAAGTCCTTACACAAGTGTTTCCTTTATGATAATGAGCAGAAGGTCCTAGATTCCTCTAATTTCCAG GTTCTCTTAAAGCCGATTGTTTCCCAGTTTGTTGTGGAACCACCAGAATCTATTGAATCAGCTGTGGATGCTCCATCGGTTGAAGAAGTAGATGAAGCTATTGTTTTGTGCTTGGGGCAAATGGCAGTCACGGCACGCTCGGATGTTCTTTGGAAGCCTCTTAACCATGAG GTGCTGATGCAGACAAGGAGCGATAAAGTTCGCCCCAAATTGCTGGGCCTGAAGGTTGTCAGGTACATGGTCCAACACCTGAAGGAGGAATACGTCGGTCTTCTCCCGGAAACCATCCCGTTCCTAGGCGAATTACTCGAGGATGTGGAGCTTCCTGTCAAGACACTGTCGCAGGAGATCTTGAAAGAGATGGAAACCCTCAGTGGCGAAAGCCTCCGGCAGTACCTGTGA